In the genome of Ignavibacteriota bacterium, the window TTTCAATTTCCGAAGAACAGGAACGAAGAAAGATGGCAACGTATCTCCACGATTCCATCGGGGCGACGCTCGCATTTTGTAAAATTAAACTCGGCGAACTGCAAGCCGGTATTTCTTCCGACACCAATCTGAGCGTGTTCAAAGAAATACGGGAGATGCTTACCCGCGCAATTCAGGATACCCGCTCACTGACGGTTGAATTGAGTCCGCCCATTCTATATGAATTAGGACTTGTTCAGGCGCTTGAGTGGCTCGTTGAGAAAATGATGACGGAACATCGTATTCAATTTGAATTCCACGATGATAAAGAGCCGAAGCCGCTCGAAGACGAAGTAAAGGTAATGCTCTTCCATGCTGTCCGGGAACTCTTGGTCAACATCATCAAACACGCACGGGCGACACGCGTTACAGTCACCACGCAATGTAAGGGACATCATCTTGAAATTTCCGTTCACGACAACGGCGTCGGGTTTGACAGTACACAGGTTCTCGATGCGGCTCGTTCCAAATCGTGGAGAACATCAAAGATGGGATTCGGAATTTTCAATATCCGTGAGCGCATTTCACACATCGGCGGTGAAACAATCATCCAATCCCGAACAACAGCAGAGAACAAACGCGGAACGACGATTCGGTTACTCATCCCGCTTTCACTACATTCCATCGGTGAATATTCCTGATTGACCCTTATGAAAAATTATCGTATCATTGTACCATGAATACTAAAATACTCCTTGTGGATGACCACCTGATTTTACGGGAAGGTCTTCGTAGCATGTTATCGAAACAACCCGATTTTGAAATTATCGGGGAAGCGGAAAACGGAACGCTCGCCATTGAACAAGCCGAGAAGTTACATCCGCATGTCATCGTGATGGATGTATCCCTTCCCGATATTAACGGAATCGAAGCGACGAAAACAATACTTTCATTCAGCCCGGCAACGAAAATCATTGCTCTCTCGATGCATTCCGAAAAACGATTTGTCATGAATATGCTTCGTGCAGGCGCCTCCGGTTACTTACTGAAAGATTGCGCGTTCGAAGAATTGATTTCAGCAATTCGATTCGTGTTGACGGGAAATCTCTACATCAGTCCAACGCTCGGGAGCGAGATTATTAAAGATTACCTGAAACAAATTTCTCACCTGCCGGATGATGAAATAGATGTTCTTACACCGAAGGAACGGGAAATTCTCAAACTTCTTGCTTCCGGGAAAGCCCTGAAAGAAATTGCCTACGATTTGAACATCAGTGTGAAGACTGCGGAAACGCATCGCCAGCACATCACGGAAAAATTGGGGATTTACACCACAGCCGAGTTGACGCAATACGCTATCGTGAAGGGCGTTATCGTGTTGGGAAAATAACCCCCGCTCCGATTTTTTCTTTCTCCCGGCTGATTTTCATCAGGGTTTTCGGAAACGTTCCTCTTGAAAATTCAGTTTTCCATCAGGGAATTCCTGATAGAACATGTCAGTTATATCAGGGAAACCCTGACATACCGTATCAGGAATTTCCCTATTGACTCACCCTCGCACACATTGTATATTGTACCAACTTCTTTCGGTAGTTTTCATTTGCCGTGGATACGTGGATTAAGTTAAGATTCAATTGTTGCACGTTCAGGAGGAACACAGTGTAACAGGAAGTTGGAACAAAAGTACCTCACAAGCGAATGAAAATTCATTCTCCTGTTCGACAGGAGGTCGAAGCAGGAGAAACCGGAAGCAGGAATTCGTCA includes:
- a CDS encoding response regulator transcription factor → MNTKILLVDDHLILREGLRSMLSKQPDFEIIGEAENGTLAIEQAEKLHPHVIVMDVSLPDINGIEATKTILSFSPATKIIALSMHSEKRFVMNMLRAGASGYLLKDCAFEELISAIRFVLTGNLYISPTLGSEIIKDYLKQISHLPDDEIDVLTPKEREILKLLASGKALKEIAYDLNISVKTAETHRQHITEKLGIYTTAELTQYAIVKGVIVLGK